Genomic DNA from Paenibacillus sp. MBLB1832:
CTTTCATAGGCTTCAACTAAAAAAAGAGGAGGCACTTTGTCTAGACAAAGTTGCCTCTTCTTGCTTTTTTACCACCAAACCCAATATACAGCTGTGATTACACCAGTGAGAGCAACAAGCGCGCCTCCACCGAGAAAGATAAGAGGGAATAAATGACCTCTCTCTTTCGCATGCATCCAGAAGAATAACTGTACGATCGCTTGCACAATCCCTAAGGACACGATGAAAATCAAGATAAATGAACGATCCAAATCTCCGTAAAGTACGACAGCGAATGCCAACATCGTGAGAAGAATCGAGATAATGTAAGTCAAGTAGTGATTCAAAGGTGATTCGTGTTTCACTCGTTTACTAGGTGCGTGTGTATCATGAGAATTGCTACCCATTTAGTGACCCACCTTCCCCATTAGATAAACAACTGTGAAGATAAACACCCAGACTAAGTCAATAAAGTGCCAGTACAGGGAAGCTACGTAGAACTTAGGTGCAGTAACCACTGTAAGACCTTTCTTAAGCCCTTGGATAATCAACAGCGTAATCCAGCAAACCCCGAATGCAACGTGAGCTCCGTGGAATCCAACTAGCGTATAGAACGAAGTGGAGAATGCACTTGTTACGAATTTATGACCTTCGTGAACGTATTCAGTAAATTCGTAAATTTCAAGACCTAAGAACGTAAGACCAAACAATACAGTGATCGCTAACCAGCCTAAGAGTTGACCGAGTTTTTGACGGTGCATCGCAAT
This window encodes:
- a CDS encoding cytochrome C oxidase subunit IV family protein; translation: MGSNSHDTHAPSKRVKHESPLNHYLTYIISILLTMLAFAVVLYGDLDRSFILIFIVSLGIVQAIVQLFFWMHAKERGHLFPLIFLGGGALVALTGVITAVYWVWW
- a CDS encoding cytochrome (ubi)quinol oxidase subunit III; this translates as MSSHHTGALPANPETATLEGKNKVLGFWLFLGAEVVLFGCLFATYIALRNSVPDGPTADELFKLKTVGWSTFILLTSSLTSVFAIIAMHRQKLGQLLGWLAITVLFGLTFLGLEIYEFTEYVHEGHKFVTSAFSTSFYTLVGFHGAHVAFGVCWITLLIIQGLKKGLTVVTAPKFYVASLYWHFIDLVWVFIFTVVYLMGKVGH